From Marinifilum sp. JC120:
TTTATGCTAATAATAGTATTGGTAATTCGGTACTAGAACTGCTTGTAATGGGAGAACTTGAAAAAAACAATTTTTTTGTTTCAAAACCGGGAGAGGACCGGGAGAGGATATGGAAAGGTATTTTTTAGAAAAAGTAAAAGGGTGCTAGACTAAACGTCTAACACCCTGTATTTACTGTGGTAGGCCACCAAGGACTTGAACCTTGAACCAACGGATTAAGAGTCCGCTGCTCTACCAATTGAGCCAGTGACCCGTGTCGTGAGAAAAGGGTTTAGATATATTCACTGCGGATGTCAATCGGTTTTTCATTTTTTTATTTAAAAAAGGCAACTAAATGCGTTTTAAGCTAATTTGTTTAATTTTATTGAGTTTCATTTCGACCTTTGCGCTTATCTGCCCACAAACGGCTGTTAGTGCCCAGAATCAGAATCCTAATATTGATACCAAATGGAAACTATACAGCCTCACTAAGGATGATCAAAAACAAACCGGACTGAAAACCAATATTCTGGCCGGACTGATGCTCGAGCCTAAAAACGGCTGGTACACATACTCCCATAATCCGGGCAAACTGGGCCAGCCAACAACTCTTAAAGTTACCCTGACCCCGGACAACACCATCCTTCCGCCCATCTACCTTCCGGGTAAGCTCAAGGATGATCCCTTTAACAAAGGGAAAAAAGTTGCCACCTACTCAGGGCCGACCCCGATTCTGGTTCCGGTGCCGCCCTCTTTAAAGTCATTCACCCTCAAGGCCAAGCTGTCCCTGCTCATGTGCTCCAAAACAGCCTGCCAGCCCTTTAAGACAGACTTAAACTTCTTCGGCATGGCTGTTTCCCCGGACAAACTACCGCAAGCGAGCCTGCAACCATGGTGGCCGGAATTCGTGAAGGTACGTAAGGGTGCCAAGACCATCAAAATTTCCCTAAAAGATATCGCTTCCAAGGTTGAAGGGAAGAATACGGCGAAGGCTGCTAAATCCCAGCCGCAAAAAACCGCCCCGCCCGTTCAGACTGTAGAAGAAAGCGGAGCAGAATCCGCATTCTCATTTGATTCCCTCAAGCCCCGCTCTTTTACTCCGGGCCTTGAAGTAACCAACCTGACTACCGCGATTTTATTTGGATTGCTGGCAGGATTTTTGCTCAACTTCATGCCCTGCGTGCTTCCGGTTATCAGCCTCAAGCTCTCCACTCTGCTTGCCGGGGCTGCACACGAAAGTGCGGAAGAACAGAAACGCGGATTCCGGGAACACAACATTTTCTTTGCGCTGGGCATCCTGCTCTACTTCGGTGTCTTAAGCGGAATCCTAGGCATGACCGGAATGGCTTGGGGGCAAATTTTCCAGAAGCCCCCGGTAGTAATCGGGCTGACCGGGGTTGTATTTGCGCTTAGCCTTAGTTTGTTTGGGCTATTCAACCTGCCCATAGTGGACCTAAAGCTCGGTTCTGAAAACAGCGGACCGCGCAGGCAGGCCCTTTTTACCGGAATTCTGGCTACCCTGCTGGCAACCCCTTGCAGCGGACCTTTTCTTGGCGGAGTACTCGGCTGGGCCATGGTTCAACAGCATTATGTGATCAGTTCAGTATTCTTAAGCGTAGGTGCAGGCATGGCTTTGCCTTATATATTGATGGCCTTCTTCCCGGCACTGGCGACACGTTTTCCCAAACCCGGAGCATGGACTATCTGGATCGAGCGGGCCGCAGGATTTTTCCTTGCCGGAACCTGCATCTACCTGTTCAGCATCCTGCCCGAAGATATGTATATCCCGACTATGATCTTTATGTGGTTCACCGCTGTAGGCGCGTGGATGTGGGGACTTTCGTCCGGCACAGATAAAAAATCATCCATGTACCTGCTGCGAATTGCTGCACTGGCAATCTGCATAACCGCCGGATTCTGGGCCGCGACTCCGCAGGAGCGCACCGCGCACTGGATCAGCTTTGAGCAGAAGGACTTTACCGAACGGATCGGACAGGAAGCCATGCTGGTGGAATTCACCGCCGACTGGTGCCCTTCCTGCAAAGTACTGGAACAAACAGTGCTGACCCCGGCTAACCTGAACCGCTGGCAGGAAAAATATAATCTGACCTTCATCAAGGTGGACATAACCGCCCCGGATAAGGTCGCAGATAAATTCCTGCGCGCGCTGGGCAGCCGTTCCATCCCGCTGGCAGCTATCTTCAAGCCCGGAGAGGATTCTTCGTCGCCCACAGTAATTCGCGATCTCTACACTACCGGGCAGATGGATGAAGCATTAGCGCAAACACTGAAATAAGGAAATCACATGCATAACAATTCATCATCACACGGTTTTTTCAGTTGGAACGAACTGCTTACAACCGACCTCGAAGCGGCCAAAAAATTCTATGGCGATCTTCTGGGCTGGACTTTCAAGGAATCGCAAACAATATACGGTGACACCTACCTGACAGCCTTCAAAGACGGGCGCTTGGCAGCAGGAATGATGCTCAAGCCCAAGGATACTCCTGAGCACATCAAAGGCTGCTGGGACCCTTATATCACTGTTGATGATGTGGACGCATCAGCCGCGCAGGTTGAAGAATCGGGCGGTAAAGTGGTGCTTCCGCCAACTAAAATTGAAAATGTCGGGCGGTTCTGCGTAATTCAGGACCCGCAGGGAATTTATTTAAATCTCATCACCTATGAGAAAAAAGACTAACAAAGCCTCAAGTAAGGATTCTCAATTGAACAAGGCGACCTTATATATCTTCTCTGGTTTACCGGGATCAGGAAAAAGTACTCTGGCTCAAAGCCTAAGTTCCGAATTAAACTCTGCCTATCTCAGGATAGATACGATAGAACAGGCAATACGCGACCTCTGCAACTTCAAAGTTGAAGGTGAGGGATACCGCCTTGCTTATCGGGTTGCCTCAGATAATCTTAGAGGTGGCATGAGTGTTGTCACCGATTCCTGTAATCCCATTGAGTTAACCCGCACGGAATGGCAAAATGTTGCTATTAATGCAGGTACAAAATTTATTAATATCGAAGTCATTTGTTCTGACAAAACAGAACACAGAAAGCGGGTTGAAAACCGCCCTTCATTCATAGAGGGATTAAAACTACCCACATGGGAGCAGGTCGAACAACGCGAGTACCACACTTGGAAGTCGGATAGAATTGTGCTTGATACGGCTGGCAAAACCCAAGATGAAAGCCTTCAGGAACTGATTTGGGCGATTAAAAAATGGCATAAAAAGATTTAGGTGGATGCCGCCCTTTACGACAGCTCCGCAGTCAGTTATCACGTGGCTCAACAGCAACATTAAAACAACATATATAAGGTAAGCGCATGCTCAACTTTCAGATATTTATCCCCACCCGCATTGTTTTCGGTCCCGGTAAACTTGCAGAACTGGGAACCCTGCCCCTGCCCAAAGGTAAAAAAGCCATGGTCGTCATCGGTGAATCCGGGGCCATGATTGAGAACGGCTATCTCGATAAAGTTCAGGTCGCACTTGCCAAGCAGGATGTTTCCACTGTTGTTTTTGATAATATTTCCCCCAACCCGAAATCAGATCAGGTTGACGAAGCCGCTAAAATAGCCCGTGAAAAAGAAATCGATTTCATAGTTGCCCTAGGCGGCGGTTCCACCATTGACGCTTCCAAGGCTATCGCCCTTTTGACCACCAACGTGGGCAAATGTTGGGATTACATGCAGGCCGGGTCCGGCGGCGGAGTTGCCCCGGAAAATCCCGCAGCTCCACTCATTGCCATTCCCACCACAGCGGGCACAGGCACTGAAGCAGATCAGTGGGCAGTGATCAACAAATCCGGCGGCATTGAAAAAATCAGCCTCGGTAATGATTCCACCTTCCCTGCAATTTCCATCGTTGATCCCGAACTCATGGTAAGCGTGCCCCCGCGCATGACCGCTTACACCGGGATCGATGCATTTTTCCATGCTGTGGAGACTTTCCTTTCCACTGCGCATCAGCCCATGAGCGACATGCTGGCTCTGGAAGCAGTACACCTGAGCAGCCACTACCTGCCCATGGCAATTGCCGAAGGCAACAACATCGAAGCCCGCACAGTCATGGCTTGGGCCAGCACTGCCGCAGGTATGTGCGAAACCCTTTCCCGCTGCATTTCCCAGCATTCTCTTGAACATGCTTTGAGTGCAAAATATCCTGAACTGCCGCACGGTCTCGGTCTTGCCAAACTTTCCGTGCCCTACTTCAAACGTTTGATCCCGGAAAGCCCGGAACGTTTCGAAGATCTGGCCATGGCTATGGGTTACGATACCCAGCAGTTTGATGAGAACATGCGCGCTACTGTATTTCTTGAAGGTTTGCGTTCCCTGCTCGAACGGGCCGGATTCAACGAGGAATCGCTCAAAGATTACGGTGCAAAAGAAGAAGATGTTGCCGAGCTGGTAGATATAGCCGAGCAGACCATGGGCAAGCTTTTCGAGTTCACTCCCGCAAAGATGGAACGCGAAGATCTCGAATGCATCATGTCCGAAGCTATTGCGGGCTAGCAGCCTTCGGCGACCCTGCCGGGGGCCTTAAACCCTTTTGCATAAGGGTTTAAGAATCCCAAAACCTTTTATTAAGCTTCGCGCTGCTAAACTTAATTATTCAGGGGGAACTCACCTTGTGGGTTCCCCTTAATTTATAAGTAACTGCTGATTGACATTTGAGTGTGGTCTTTTATAAGTATAACCACAGACAATTAAAGAATTTTGGTTAGATCAAAAGTGTAGGTAGATGGGGATCGGAGGAATATACCGCACAATGGCTAAAAAGCAGAAAGCAATAGTTCAATGCCCGTTTTGTGACAGCAACCGCCTATACTTCAGGCGGGGGCTGGTTTCTGACGTGCTTATTTCCCTGCTCGTTCCGGTCAGGTCTTATACCTGTGGCTCATGCAGCCGCAGCTTCCGCCGCTATGGTAACTATTTTACCAGCAAGCAGGCCCTGATCCATATTTTCGGCGTGCTGGCAATTCTCGCCTTTATCAATCCGCAACTACTGCTCCCGGAAAGCTGGCTTCTTCAGGAAGAACAGAAAATGGTAGAGCCTGTTGAACAAACAGAGATAGAACTTATCGAAACTGAGCCGGAGAACGAACTTCCCCTGCTGTCCATGGCTATTGCCAATGCCACCAACAGTTCGGTTATGGTTGAAAACGGGACTGTTGCCATTGTAGCTGCTAACGCGACAGCCAATGCCACACTGAACAATGCAACGCAGGCCAACGCAACTTCGAAGACTATTCTGGCCTTTAACGGCACAGAAGTAGGCAACGCAACCTCTTCAGCTAAGGCTGTAGTGGAAGTCAAAAAGCCAAAAAAAGAAAAGCACGGTTTGCAGGAAGGCAAACTAAGGTCCATCTATTTCAAGGAAGTGGACAACAAAACCAGAATCAGTCTTGATCTCGGCGGTTCACCCCTTTCCTACACATCATTTTTCCTGAAAGATCCCAACCGCCTTGTGGTCGATATTCAGGGCAAGTGGGATTACTTCGGCCCCACCGTCCTCAAGCCGGAGAATCCAATCTTCTCAAGATTCAGGATCGGCATCTACGATGATAAAATCCGCATGGTCATGGATCTCAAAGGCCAGACCCCGGCCCCGGTCATCAACAAAACCGGAAGCGGACTTGATATTGATGTGAAGTAATATTTGTTAAGACTAAGACTTAATAAAATCCCCCGAAACCATTTGGTTCCGGGGGATTTTTTAATTGGTTGGCGTAGCCCGCAGTGATAGGCTAAACTAGCTTGAAAACTTCCAGACAATATTCATACAATTAATAATTTTGAATCTTTAAATGGAGATAAATATGAATCACCCTGTCATCAAAGACCTTAACTTCCGCTATGCCTGTAAAAAATATGATGCAGCCAAACGCATTCCTGCCGACAAGATGGCAATCATCAAAGAAGCCATGCGCTTGTCGCCTTCATCCGTTAACTCACAGCCATGGAAATTTATTATTATCGAAAGTAATGAAGCAAAACAGCGTTTTCACGACACATTCGCCAATAAATTTGAATTTAACCAGCATCATGCCAAAGCGGCATCACATATTATTTTATTTGCCTACAATCCCTACTTCACAGCAGAGCAATACAAAAAAGTTGTAGATGCCGAGGTCAAATCAGGCCATCTGCCTGCGGATAAATATGACGAAATGATGGAGAAAGGCATGTTCTTTGCCGGACTGAATACCGATGAAACCGGATTCAACGGCTGCTGGACCAAAGCCCAGACATACCTCGCACTAGGCAATACCATGCATACAGTTGCAAGACTGGATATCGACTCCACTCCTATGGAAGGTGTTGATTCTGAACTGATCGGCGAGATTTTCAAAGAAGAACTTGGCGGATACATATGCGAAACAGCACTGGCACTGGGATATCATCTGGAAGGCGGAGATTACAATTACGGTCAGCCTAAAGCACGACTGGCGCTGAAAGATATCATAACGGTCCTATAAACCCAAAATCCCCGTAACCATCAGGCTACGGGGATTTTTATTTATAACTTCCGTTCAAATCTACTCAATACAAATAATATCGAAATCATCTCCGGTAATGCACTCTGCCCCATTTGCAGTAACTTCGAAGGTGTTTTCCACCCCGACCATCCCCACTCCGGGGATGCCCTGCTTCGGTTCAAGGGCGAAGACCATACCTTCTTCGATGGGCAGGTCAAAACCCTTGGCAATGGGCGGAAAGCCGTCCACGGTTAAGCCGATGCCGTGTCCGATGAACGGGACCTTGCATTCGCCGATACCCATGAAGCCTTCCGTAAAACCTTCCTTTTCGACCTGTTCCATAACCTTGGCGTAAACTTCGCTGACAGGAGTTCCGGGCATGAGATGATCAGCTGCCAGAGCCTGCATATCCTGACAAAAATATTGGGCGTCCAGAACCTCTTTGGGAATGGAGCTTTTGGGACCGGACCAGTAAACCTGAGTCTTATCAGTATGGTATCCTTCCATCACAAATCCGCAATCAACGGAAAGAGGCGCGTTCTTATCCCAAAATTTATCGCCGCTACCCATGAAAGGTGAAACAGGATGCGCCCCGCGCAGACCAAGTGGACCATTAAAGGAACTGGGGTAGATGCCGGAATCACCTGCTGAGACATGACCCAAGAAAATCTCCTCGTTAAAAGTCTGCATACGCATGTGACCTTCATGGCCAAGTTCAAAGAATATATTCCAGATGTACTTGGAAATCTCCATTTCGCTCATGCCCGTCTGGATTAACTCCGGCAGAACTTCAAACATCGCGGTGTTATGCAGATGTCCCACTTCGCGCATAATTTCCAATTCCCATTCTGACTTCACTGCACGAGACAGGGCCAGCACCTTGTCACCGGGAACAAATTTATATTCGGACATCCGGGAAGTAAGCATCTCCCCTAGTTGCCACGTGAGACCTGCGGTCTCCGCACCCATCACTTCAGTAAGCGGCTGCCCGACCTGTTTGGCAAGTGGTGCGAGATCCTTAAATGACTTGAAGCGAACAATATTTTTGATGGAGCTTTCAATTTTGGCCCGATCATATGATTTACGCACAAAAAGAACAGGCTCACCTTCCAGCGGAAGCCATACTGCGCCGTTGACAAAGGAGCCTGAGAGGTAATAAATCTGCAAACGCGAAAAGCAGAGCATGCCTCCTGCTTGCGGAGCTATTTCGGGCAGGAAACGACGGCACTTTGCCCAGCGGGCTTCAAGCTCACTACGCGGTACAACTACATTGGAATCTAAATCGGACATGAGATTTACTCCTTGGATGTATCGGGTTCATATAAAAAAGATTCTTGGGAAAATAAAAAACCCGCTCGCCGGGTAAAAGAGAACTTTGCAAGTAACCGGGCTTTACTGTAGCATGCTGAAATCAATTGCCCGGAGAGATCAATATATGCTTATCTTTGACGAAAAAAAATTAGCCGTACTTCTTGAAGAGGTCAAGGTCATAGCCGTAATCGGCGCGGTGGATAAACCCGGACGTCCAGTGGACAGGGTCTGCCGCTATATGATTGATGCGGGCTACGAAGTCATACCTGTACATCCCAAAAGAGAGAATGTCTGGGGACTTAAGACCTATAAATCCGTTACAGACATTCCCGTTCCGGTTGATCTTGTAAACCTTTTCAGGGCCTCCCAGTTCTGCGCAGACCATGCTCGCGAAGTTCTTGAACTTGAATCCATGCCCAAATGCTTCTGGATGCAGGAAGGAATTTTCAGCCCAGAGGCGCGTGAACTGCTCTCCGGCAAAGATATCACTGTAATCGAAGACCGTTGTATAATGGTTGACCATAAAAATTTAGCAGGCAAAATATAATGAGTAAGGCTTTTGAATGCCAAATGTGCGGCCACTGCTGCCAAGGCGAAGGCGGCATCATCATGACCGCAAAAGACCGCAATCGTCTCGCCGATCATCTCGGCATCAACGAACAGGAACTGATTGAAAAACACAGCGAAACCGTAAACGGAAAAATCCGCCTTCAGTCACGTGAAGACGGGTACTGTGTATTTTATAATGAAGGTTGTGGAATACATCCCGGTCGCCCTGATATCTGTAGGGCATGGCCTTTTTTCCGGGGCAACCTCGTGGATGAAATGAGCTGGGAAATGATTCAGGATTACTGTCCCGGCGTTAAAAAGGAAGCCGGACACGCCAAATTCGTTGAAGAAGGCAAAGAGTACATCCGCACCGAAGGCTTACGCCAGCACGACCCCGATGTTGCACCCAACGCACTCATTACTGAAGATTAAATTTCGCTATGAATACAAGACAGGCACAGAGCATTCTAAAAGTCGGACATAACGCCAGCGAGGAGGACATCAAACGTTCTTTCCGCAAGCTGGCCTTCAGCATGCACCCGGACTTGAACCCCAGCCCTGATGCCGCCCAAAAATTCCGAGAACTGAACGAAGCTTACGTCTTTCTCAAGAATGTCGCAGGCAACAGCTCAGCAGGTAAAACTTCAGCCGGCAAGCGTTCATACACCCGCCAGAAATCTAACTTCAAATCGCAATCAGACCGCAAGACAGCCAGTGAAGGCGCAAACGCATACCGGGCACAGCAGTCTAAAGCCAAAGCCGAAACTCGCAGCAGCGGAACCTCCAAGGCCCAGCAAAGCCGTTACTTTTTCCAAAAAGAAGAAGACGTACTCAAGGATATTTTAAACGATCCTTTTGCCCGGCAGGTATTTGAGGATATCTACAGCCAGATCAGCAAGGATAAGCCTTTCCAGAAGCCCAGTGCCCCCATTAAAGAACGTAAGCTGAATGTCAACTGGGGAGATAAAACCGCCTCGGTTGATGTTTCATCCGGTATTGGTTCAGGAGTCAAGTCGTGGTTTAAGGGCCAGCTGGATGACGAGCAGACTGTTTACTTCCCTGCTTCAGCTCTGCATCCGGGCCGCAGTGTGCGCATCACCCTGCAACAGGGTATCCGTAAAAAAAGCAAAACCCTTGAGATTACCCTGCCCCGCGACTTCGTCATCGGGCGGCCTATCCGCTTAAAAGGCCAAGGCAGAAAGCTCGGCCCCTTCAAGGGTGATCTTTACTTGCGAATTCTGGCAAAGTAATTTTTCACGCTCTACTTAGTTCCTTTTTTTTAAAAAAAATTACCCGAATTACATTTTCACTTGTTTTCCTTCGCTTTTTTGACTAGCTCCTATAGTTAGAACAGAACCGTAATGCACTGCCTGTATAGGCAGCCATTCTTCCGGATTCAACTCTGCATTCGGAAAATATACCCTCATTAAAGTTACAGACTTCTGCGGTTCAATAAGTATTTAACAAACACAAGGGGGCCCCTCTCATGCTGGCTATTCTTGACTACAAGGCCGGAAACCAGACCAGTGTGCAGCGCGCACTGAACAAACTCGGCATTCCAAACCAGATCACCGCCGACAAGGAAGTCCTGTCCAAGGCCACAGGCATCATATTCCCCGGTGTCGGAGCGGCCGGTCAGGCCATGGATGAACTCACATCCGGCGGACTGGACGAACTGCTCAAAGAACTCGTGCAGCAGAAAAAACCGCTGCTCGGTATCTGTGTCGGCTGCCAGATCCTTCTGGACTACAGCGAAGAAAACGACACCAAGGCACTTTCCGTAATTCCCGGTGAATGCCGCCTCTTCAACCCTTCATGGGAAGATTATGAAGGCGTGCCCATCCGCGTGCCCCACATGGGCTGGAATACAATTGAACTCAAGCAGGATTGCGTTCTCTTCAAAGATATCGATCCCGAAGCACATTTCTACTTCGTACACAGCTACTACCCGGCTCCCGAAGAAAAACACATCATCGGTGAAACCACTTACGGACGTCCCTTCTGCTCCCTGCACGGGCGTGAGGGGCTCTGGGCTGTACAGTTCCACCCCGAAAAAAGTGGTAATCCCGGCCTGAAGCTGCTTTCCAATTTCTACGAATACTGCAAGGAGGCTTCCGATGCTTAGTAAAAGAATCATCCCTTGCCTCGATGTAAGGAACGGAATCCTCACCAAGGGTATCAAGTTCAAAGGCAACGTTGATATCGGTGATCCAGTTGAGACCGCCCGCCTCTACTATGAACAGGGTGCGGACGAAATTGTCTTTTACGACATCACCGCATCTTCCGAAGGACGCGGAATTTTTCTCGACGTGGTCGAACGCGTTGCTTCTGAAATTTTCATCCCCTTCTCCGTTGGCGGAGGCATCAATTCCGTACAGGATATGCGCGACGTACTTCTCGCCGGAGCAGAAAAGGTTTCCGTTAACTCCGGCGCGGTCAAGAATCCCGACATCATCAGCGAAGGTGCTGCTGCATTCGGTTCCCAGTGCATCGTGCTCGGCATGGACGTTAAACGAGTTGAAAAATCCGAGAAGATTCCTTCCGGTTTTGAAATCGTCATCAACGGTGGCCGCAAATTCATGGGCATCGATGCTCTCGAATGGGCTAAAACAGGTGAAGCACTCGGCGCAGGCGAAATCTGCCTCAACTCTATTGATGCGGACGGCGTTAAGACCGGGTACGACCTTGAGTTGACCCGTCTGGTAGCCGAAAGTGTACGCATTCCAGTAATTGCATCCGGTGGAGCGGGAAATCCGCAGCACATGGTCGAGGCCGTAACTGAAGGCCGCGCCACTGCCGCGCTCATCGCTTCCATCGTCCATTACGGCGATTACACCATCCCGCAGCTCAAAGAACACATGACTTCCAAAGGTGTACGGGTTCGTAGCAGCTGGTAAAGACATGCCTCCGGCGGCTCTACCGAGTGCCAAAGAAACTTTTGCAAAAGTTTCTCTGGACTCTTCAAAACCTTTTAGTGTTTGAGAAGTTGCCAGCCTGAAAAATAGTATTATTAAAAATTCAAAAAAGGCGAAGTTGATATTTCAACTTCGCCTTTTTCTATTTATTCAAAGACTCTTCTACTAATTCCAGATACGGCTCAATCCCGCATGGCACATCATCAGGCCACTCAAAGGCTTTCCCGCTCTCCTTCTCTGTAGCAACACGAATCATTGCAGCTAAATTCAAATAATCAGACGGATCATCAATAATCTGCTCTTCGGGCAGGAAGTAGCTGCTCCCATTATCGCGTGAACTGAGAACTGAGACTCCGCAGGCTAAGGCTTCAAGTACAGAATTTGAGCAGGCATCGTAAAACGAGGGAAGTACAAAGATGTCTGACCTACCGTAGAGCGCAGGCATGTCTTTCACTTTACCAAGAAAACGCACTCGCTTGGCTACGCCTAATTCTTCGGCAAGCTTGATGTACTTGGACGGATTACGGCCTCCTGCAATTTGCAAATGGTAATTAGCGGGCAGTTCGGCAAGAGCTTTGATTAGGAACGAAACGCCCTTGAGCGCGAAGTTTGTGGTGGCAGTAGAAATGAGGAAATCTTTCTCAGACAGAGAAAATTCTGCGCGGGACTTTGCTCTTTCCTCTTCGGACAAAGGGCTAAACAAGGACAAGTCCGGCTTGTTGTAGACCACATCGATTTTGCGTCCGGCAAGGGAAGGATGGGAATCAATCATCCAGTCACGCACCCGGTGCGAAACGCAGACCATGCGGCAATCAGATCCGGCCTGTTTGCGCTCAATGTATTTGATGATCATATTGACCAGCGCAGTGCGACGGCGAAACATCTTAAAGGAACGGGCAAAACCAGCAGACCACGCCCGCTGCGAAAGGGACCAGAAGGATTCAAGCGGCCCGCCGCCAATACGCAGGATGTCCTGATTCAAAGATTTACCTAGGCTGATGGTCAAGTCGTAGTTGCCGTTCTTGCGCGCCTTTTCAGCAGCCAGCACAAACCAAAGCAATTTCCCGGCCCGACAGAATCCATAACGACCTACTTTAATGATATTCATACCCTGCGGGGGCGTATCTTCGGCACGGGCGCAGATAAAATCAACGGAATATCCGGCATCGACAAGGGCAGTGCTCAAATTATATCCAAACCGCTCCACCCCGCCGTAGCGGCCGAAACGGGGCAGGATTAAGGCAATTCTTTTCATATTCATCTATGTGAAGTCTCTTGCGGGCTTTTATTTATATTGATACTCGCAAAACATAGTGCGGAAGCGTTAAAGCCGCCTGAAATTTAAATTACGAGCTTAGAATTATTGCAACGGACGGGGATGTTATTCGGAAACAATCGTCTTGCCAAGGAAAACGCTCACACAGGAGAAATAAGTGCCGTTTCTTACTCAACCGCTGGATATGCAGATCTTCATTCTGGTCAACCAGATATTCCGCAAGCACTGGATGGACATTGCCATGCCCCTGCTTTCCTCCGCAGCTCTGCTCTGGGCCATCATCACGGTGGTCACCATTTTCGGGGTCTGGAAAAAGGGAGCCAAATTTCTGGTTATCATCCTGCTCATTTCCGCCACCATGGGACTGGCCGACTTTTCCACTAATCTGATCAAAAAATCCATCGGCAGGGTCCGTCCGCTCAACTCCATTGCCCTGACCTATCTCAAGGAAGACGGAGTCTGGCAGCGCAGGCCGCTGGATTACCAGCAGACCAAAGAGCGCGGCAACTCCTACCCTTCCGCCCATGCCGCAAACTCCATGGCCTTTGCGGTGATGCTCATGTTCTTTTTCCGCCAGCTGCGCCCATGGATGCTCTTCCTACCCATCGGGGTCGGCTATTCGCGCCTCTATCTGGGTAAACACTTCCCCACCGATGTAATGGCAGGCTGGGCCTTTGGGGCATGTGTGGCTATTTCAGTCTGGCTGCTTTGGAGCCACTGGCTGAAGTATAAATTACCTGAAAAGTTTAGGCCGTAAAAACTGAATCCCCCTTGGAAAATTCCGAGGGGGATTTTAAATTTTTCAGCTTCAGTATAAGCTTTGAAGGCAACCTACTGGTTATACCATACGCTCAACCGCCATGTATTTGCATCCGTTTGATAGAACATGTGCCTATTCATTTTAGCAATAGGCACAGGAGATTTAATCTCCAACCTGATAAACGAGGAACTACACATTACGGTTCTAACATCACACGTTCCAGCAGCTTGACCTTGATTGCCAAACATTGTGCCTAGAAAAAAACCGATCCCCAAAACCAATGCGAACACTGCCGCCCGCAGCA
This genomic window contains:
- the hisH gene encoding imidazole glycerol phosphate synthase subunit HisH, coding for MLAILDYKAGNQTSVQRALNKLGIPNQITADKEVLSKATGIIFPGVGAAGQAMDELTSGGLDELLKELVQQKKPLLGICVGCQILLDYSEENDTKALSVIPGECRLFNPSWEDYEGVPIRVPHMGWNTIELKQDCVLFKDIDPEAHFYFVHSYYPAPEEKHIIGETTYGRPFCSLHGREGLWAVQFHPEKSGNPGLKLLSNFYEYCKEASDA
- the hisF gene encoding imidazole glycerol phosphate synthase subunit HisF, producing MLSKRIIPCLDVRNGILTKGIKFKGNVDIGDPVETARLYYEQGADEIVFYDITASSEGRGIFLDVVERVASEIFIPFSVGGGINSVQDMRDVLLAGAEKVSVNSGAVKNPDIISEGAAAFGSQCIVLGMDVKRVEKSEKIPSGFEIVINGGRKFMGIDALEWAKTGEALGAGEICLNSIDADGVKTGYDLELTRLVAESVRIPVIASGGAGNPQHMVEAVTEGRATAALIASIVHYGDYTIPQLKEHMTSKGVRVRSSW
- a CDS encoding glycosyltransferase family 1 protein produces the protein MNMKRIALILPRFGRYGGVERFGYNLSTALVDAGYSVDFICARAEDTPPQGMNIIKVGRYGFCRAGKLLWFVLAAEKARKNGNYDLTISLGKSLNQDILRIGGGPLESFWSLSQRAWSAGFARSFKMFRRRTALVNMIIKYIERKQAGSDCRMVCVSHRVRDWMIDSHPSLAGRKIDVVYNKPDLSLFSPLSEEERAKSRAEFSLSEKDFLISTATTNFALKGVSFLIKALAELPANYHLQIAGGRNPSKYIKLAEELGVAKRVRFLGKVKDMPALYGRSDIFVLPSFYDACSNSVLEALACGVSVLSSRDNGSSYFLPEEQIIDDPSDYLNLAAMIRVATEKESGKAFEWPDDVPCGIEPYLELVEESLNK
- a CDS encoding aminopeptidase P family protein, whose product is MSDLDSNVVVPRSELEARWAKCRRFLPEIAPQAGGMLCFSRLQIYYLSGSFVNGAVWLPLEGEPVLFVRKSYDRAKIESSIKNIVRFKSFKDLAPLAKQVGQPLTEVMGAETAGLTWQLGEMLTSRMSEYKFVPGDKVLALSRAVKSEWELEIMREVGHLHNTAMFEVLPELIQTGMSEMEISKYIWNIFFELGHEGHMRMQTFNEEIFLGHVSAGDSGIYPSSFNGPLGLRGAHPVSPFMGSGDKFWDKNAPLSVDCGFVMEGYHTDKTQVYWSGPKSSIPKEVLDAQYFCQDMQALAADHLMPGTPVSEVYAKVMEQVEKEGFTEGFMGIGECKVPFIGHGIGLTVDGFPPIAKGFDLPIEEGMVFALEPKQGIPGVGMVGVENTFEVTANGAECITGDDFDIICIE
- a CDS encoding CoA-binding protein: MLIFDEKKLAVLLEEVKVIAVIGAVDKPGRPVDRVCRYMIDAGYEVIPVHPKRENVWGLKTYKSVTDIPVPVDLVNLFRASQFCADHAREVLELESMPKCFWMQEGIFSPEARELLSGKDITVIEDRCIMVDHKNLAGKI
- a CDS encoding YkgJ family cysteine cluster protein gives rise to the protein MSKAFECQMCGHCCQGEGGIIMTAKDRNRLADHLGINEQELIEKHSETVNGKIRLQSREDGYCVFYNEGCGIHPGRPDICRAWPFFRGNLVDEMSWEMIQDYCPGVKKEAGHAKFVEEGKEYIRTEGLRQHDPDVAPNALITED
- a CDS encoding phosphatase PAP2 family protein is translated as MPFLTQPLDMQIFILVNQIFRKHWMDIAMPLLSSAALLWAIITVVTIFGVWKKGAKFLVIILLISATMGLADFSTNLIKKSIGRVRPLNSIALTYLKEDGVWQRRPLDYQQTKERGNSYPSAHAANSMAFAVMLMFFFRQLRPWMLFLPIGVGYSRLYLGKHFPTDVMAGWAFGACVAISVWLLWSHWLKYKLPEKFRP
- a CDS encoding molecular chaperone DnaJ, which produces MNTRQAQSILKVGHNASEEDIKRSFRKLAFSMHPDLNPSPDAAQKFRELNEAYVFLKNVAGNSSAGKTSAGKRSYTRQKSNFKSQSDRKTASEGANAYRAQQSKAKAETRSSGTSKAQQSRYFFQKEEDVLKDILNDPFARQVFEDIYSQISKDKPFQKPSAPIKERKLNVNWGDKTASVDVSSGIGSGVKSWFKGQLDDEQTVYFPASALHPGRSVRITLQQGIRKKSKTLEITLPRDFVIGRPIRLKGQGRKLGPFKGDLYLRILAK